Proteins encoded by one window of Aphis gossypii isolate Hap1 chromosome X, ASM2018417v2, whole genome shotgun sequence:
- the LOC114127888 gene encoding uncharacterized protein LOC114127888 isoform X2, whose translation MEESEDDITLKSLSEEALYELADESITVSNKCIFARWVKPENVDELKFVSKDVLLIRAGETIIFYDVDTQKEEILIVGNKSNSGDGKYELSLEGIGCIDCCEIDLLALAEQPPIPKVVICSYPELKVLATLIDSSCSAAYKSILFLRLEYLIGLRGYPAFDLIVWAWRIGEKLLVVDTGFIQPNQYLNLSGITTTGRNDVYLCQTELDVGCMLQLWTLHIACKTVYAERTKVKAPPGATGSGCWTPYGWYVFCDSLANVYRVQPGSSEPEIVVTTAVDSNLEKYGSDDDVPVALVCPSKQGFVLYTVNQSCQLTCFKDTKGIFTKIWTIIVDYKLQCIVAVKNDIYGWSNEGSLLQLTQKNQKIMKVYGSKIKYFTFIRPTNETVATINNKNILQVWDVSTGEFKSKMELTGTATDLCSNPFYNYIGITFKNGKMEILRTDPKINEIEWIAKIVLCDEELSTVKFFSNGNTCIVTSFPTGRFFYVSIKLGQTCSVIREYHLEKYVIDFDIIDFKKSSFLTVLYSNQKNIENAGNNITIFDLNFNVILKLQDTQYYYISIFKWSPCNVPDAINIALSVLLSNVIHLMTINIIKEKVLDSQIIQLDRQLRNIKTYVWENHCVIFSPNGCYSLYTFYDNGQWKKNFMVNCSHCFLGMIAAEIDINICNILTLSEQGNFVCTSLKGTFNHIGRVYKNSAPIIVDNFETKGIGFENELESPKRITWLMINKQNELNASEAAYSSQKSKITQDFEKIKTKLIHLFETNIKRPNYMQTNIEEFDLNVDYTLSFKKKCMLERNKYKENIFSDINNFKIETENIIKEKWETLFIKPKSIYCLKNIYKVDNFPISTIDQEVIKKANKIIEERILIRDMSEQSTEALFFKDNFDISDIESNSELNYKHNNDISIMGSISYKFVETMDTLNSQYNYYKLEMAEDEIILLQFMINKLKHRFNQLFDDLFIEKQLQLDNLKEYQDRLYVIETELQLACKVESTGSLPVNYKWNKYEQPETLLYVNDDEVPVELYHSSSDEMSTNEEKNNKLLKIDNFKQRALMIMMDGVLEKRWEDELKKDVPKPECMLNKNPEEYTADDFKAIKAYEKLTLILNDERIKYKNILEEEKIKIYHHIEQIIMEFDNNVFTLFQMKLKYNSAINQEHLKMLRLSKMLSDSDQRKRQIKEYKEIILKSRETIMEIEEIIEETNKNAAITEPTSLLNIIEILNHKNNNLSKRFKSEFPSKLKYEQALIIYNRRPKIYGNKNYSSLLGYQFVDSIMDPTDNKLNILTTEFVKYLDTLNMYDDYKYVENNNLNMSRDTWHKVCNFRRMKIETEFNISTCQKHAIDNDNLLESLKYNKKNKEKTIEELKMSIITLENQDFYYEDNPEIQLVLKQRNVETVLTGNFGDFENTSLISKNIIDEVNTEIKEMGNSKINAVSNLLKFKCKHRLLEWEYEMLKNHKIQLYTFRYDFITSMKITENMLYYFKFKIKGINITEQAKQNLDKDLSAMKFTYLKTKENLNLKLNDLYKVASKTKKRNKKTDEDIDQMKWELNELKCHINFSLNDKPIHHSGEK comes from the exons ATGGAGGAATCAGAAGatgatataactttaaaatcgtTAAGCGAAGAAGCTTTGTATGAGCTTGCAGATGAAAGTATAACGGTAtcaaacaaatgtatatttgcCAG ATGGGTGAAACCAGAAAATGTAGATGAATTAAAGTTCGTATCCAAAGATGTTTTATTGATAAGAGCCGGAGagaccataatattttatgatgttgATACTCAAAAAGAAGAAATCTTAATAGTTGGCAATAAATCAAATAGTGGTGATGGGAAATATGAGTTATCTTTAGAAGGCATTGGGTGCATTGATTGCTGTGAAATAGATTTATTGGCTTTGGCTGAACAACCACCAATACCTAAGGTGGTTATATGCTCGTATCCTGAACTAAAAGTGTTAGCAACTCTTATTG ATAGTAGCTGTTCTGCAGCTTATAAGTCAATACTATTTCTAagattagaatatttaatcgGCTTGCGTGGTTACCCAGCATTTGATTTGATAGTTTGGGCATGGAGAATTGGAGAAAAACTTTTGGTCGTTGACACTGGATTCATTCAACCAAATCAATACCTAAA TCTTTCAGGGATAACCACAACTGGCAGAAATGACGTTTATCTTTGCCAGACTGAACTTGACGTTGGGTGTATGCTTCAGTTGTGGACGTTACACATAGCCTGCAAAACAGTGTACGCAGAGAGAACTAAGGTCAAGGCACCTCCAGGTGCCACAGGATCTGGTTGCTGGACACCATACGGGTGGTACGTGTTCTGCGACTCATTGGCAAACGTTTACCGTGTACAACCAGGCTCATCAGAACCAGAAATCGTTGTAACAACAGCAGTAGATTCAAACTTGGAGAAATATGGTAGCGACGACGATGTACCTGTCGCGTTAGTGTGCCCTAGCAAACAGGGCTTTGTGCTGTACACAGTCAATCAAAGTTGTCAGCTGACG TGTTTTAAAGACACCAAaggtatatttactaaaatatggaCGATAATCGTCGACTACAAATTGCAGTGTATTGTAGCTGTAAAAAACGATATTTACGGCTGGTCGAACGAA GGAAGTTTATTACAacttacacaaaaaaatcaaaaaataatgaaagttTATGGATCAAAAATcaagtattttacatttattagacCTACAAACGAAACAGTAGCAaccattaacaataaaaacatcttGCAAGTGTGGGATGTTTCAACCGgagaattt AAAAGCAAGATGGAATTAACCGGCACTGCAACGGATTTGTGTAGTAAtccattttacaattatattggcATTACGTTTAAAAACGGCAAAATGGAAATTCTAAGAACTGATCCCAAAATTAACGAAATAGAGTGGATCGCAAAAATAGTGCTATGTGATGAAGAGTTATCAACAGTAAAATTTTTCTCAAATGGGAATACTTGTATCGTCACCAGTTTTCCCACTGgtcgatttttttatgttagc ataaaattaggACAAACATGTTCTGTGATTAGAGAATACCATTTGGAAAAGTACGTTATTGATTTTGACATAATAGACTTTAAAAAATCGTCGTTTTTAACTGTGTTATACTcaaatcagaaaaatattgaaaatgctggtaataatattacaatatttgatttaaatttcaatgtgATTTTAAAGTTACAAGATACTCAATATTACTACATATCGATATTTAAATGGAGTCCATGTAACGTACCAGATGCAATCAACATAGCCTTATCTGTCTTGTTATCGAATGTTATTCACTTAATgacaataaatatcataaag GAAAAAGTGTTAGACtcacaaattatacaattagatCGGCAACTTAGAAATATCAAAACATATGTTTGGGAAAACcattgtgttatatttagtCCAAATGGCTGTTATAgcctttatacattttatgataatggacagtggaaaaaaaattttatggttAACTGCAGTCACTGTTTCCTAGGCATGATAGCTGCtgaaattgatataaatatctgTAATATACTAACACTAAGTGAGCAAGGAAACTTTGTGTGTACaagtttaaa agGCACTTTTAATCATATTGGACGGGTTTATAAAAACAGTGCTCCAATTATTGTagataattttgaaacaaaaggAATTGGGTTTGAAAATGAACTAGAat CCCCAAAACGTATAACTTggttaatgattaataaacagAATGAATTGAATGCCAGTGAAGCGGCATACAGTAgccaaaaaagtaaaataactcaagactttgaaaaaataaaaacaaaa cttatacatttatttgaaacaaatatcaaaagacCGAATTACATGCAAACAAATATAGAAGAATTCGATTTAAATGTAGATTATAcactaagttttaaaaaaaagtgtatgtTAGaacgtaataaatataaagaaaacatttttagtgacatcaacaatttcaaaatagaaactgaaaatattatcaaggAAAAATGGGAAACTTTATTTATCAAACCAAaatctatatat tgtttaaaaaatatatataaagtagaCAATTTTCCAATAAGCACAATAGACCAAGAAGTCattaaaaaagcaaataaaatcatagaagaaagaatattaattagagATATGTCAGAACAATCCACTGAAgccttattttttaa agataattttgatatatcgGACATTGAATCAAATtcagaattaaattataaacataataatgatatatcaataatgggctcaataagttataagtttgtTGAAACTATGGACACTCTAAATTCtcagtacaattattataaattagaaatggCCGaggatgaaataattttacttcaa tttatgattaacaaattaaaacatagaTTTAATCAACTATTTGATgatttgtttattgaaaaacaactGCAATTAGATAATTTGAAGGAATATCAGGACCGATTATATGTAATTGAAACTGAATTACAGTTGGCATGCaaag tTGAATCAACTGGATCTTTGccagttaattataaatggaataaatatgaacaacccgaaacattattatacgtgAATGACGATGAAGTTCCCGTAGAACTGTATCATTCTAGTAGTGATGAAATGTCAACTAATGAAGAaaagaacaataaattgttaaaaatagacAACTTTAAACAGCGAGCATTGATGATAATGATGGATGGTGTGCTGGAAAAAAGATGGGaagatgaattaaaaaaagatgtgCCTAAACCTGAATGCATG ttgAATAAAAATCCAGAGGAATATACAGCTGATGATTTTAAGGCTATAAAAGCTTATGAAAAACTAACTTTAATTCTGAACGatgaaagaataaaatataaaaatattctcgaAGAAGAAAAGATTAAAATCTATCATCATATCGAACAGATTATAATGGAATTTGATAACAATGTATTTACTCTGTTTCAAATGAAATTGAAGTATAATTCAGCTATCAATCAGGagcatttaaaaatgcttagactttcaaaaatgttaagtgaTAGTGATCAACGAAAACGCCAAATTAAAgaatacaa agAAATCATTTTGAAGTCGAGAGAAACTATCATGGAGATTGAAGAAATTATTGAGGAAACGAATAAAAACGCAGCAATAACCGAGCCAACTTCTTTGCTTAATATCATAGAAATattgaatcataaaaataacaacctTAGTAAACGTTTTAAATCTGAATTTCCTTCCAAACTTAAATATGAACAAGCGTTAATCATCTAcaa CCGGAGACCTAAAATATATGgcaacaaaaattattcttcaTTACTTGGTTACCAATTTGTCGACAGTATAATGGATCCAACAGATAATaagctaaatattttgaccACAGAGTTCGTTAAATACTTAGATACACTCAATATGTATGACGACTATAAatatgtagaaaataataatctgaaTATGAGCAGAGATACTTGGCATAAAGTTTGCAATTTTAGACGTATGAAAATTGAAACTGAATTTAATATCAGTACTTGTCAAAAACATGCAATAgacaatgataatttattagaaagcttaaagtacaataaaaaaaataaggaaaagACGATTGAGGAATTAAAGATGTCTATAATTACACTAGAAAATcaagatttttattatgaagacAACCCTGAG attcaattagtattaaaacaaAGAAATGTCGAAACTGTTCTTACAGGAAACTTTGGTGATTTCGAAAATACATCActtatttccaaaaatattatagatgaaGTGAACACTGAAATTAAA
- the LOC126551901 gene encoding uncharacterized protein LOC126551901, whose amino-acid sequence MSTAINALEKKTGIWSLNPDVFTDVDFMATETTNIDEKMFNNIENDSLSINQDDIMDNLQIENLKIMQIENIEIELLEDIQIEMLDDIQLESYVNPETTSTPKTNKSVPSTTFEKVSLKDIMPVPQQSIESKQRKRKKYST is encoded by the coding sequence ATGTCAACTGCTATCAATgcattggaaaaaaaaacaggaatATGGTCATTAAATCCTGATGTTTTTACAGATGTAGATTTTATGGCTACTGAAACGACAAACAtcgatgaaaaaatgtttaataatattgaaaacgaTTCTTTAAGCATTAATCAGGACGATATAATGGATAACCTGcaaatagaaaatttgaaaatcatgCAAATAGAAAACATTGAAATAGAATTATTAGAAGATATCCAAATAGAAATGTTAGATGATATTCAACTTGAATCTTATGTAAATCCAGAAACTACATCAACaccaaaaacaaataagtcGGTTCCATCAACTACTTTTGAAAAAGTATCTCTTAAAGATATAATGCCTGTACCTCAACAATCTATTGAAAGTAAgcaaagaaaaagaaaaaagtattcGACATAG